One stretch of Corallococcus exiguus DNA includes these proteins:
- a CDS encoding YebC/PmpR family DNA-binding transcriptional regulator has translation MGRIFETRKATMFARWNKMAKVFTRITKDIVIAVKAGGPTIESNPALRRAVQNARAANMPKTNVDAAIKRASGQDQADYQILLYEGFAPHGVGILVEAATDNVTRTVANVRFPFTKLGGSMGTAGSVSRLFERMGAIRLDAEGLNAEELELELIDHGLEEMGETTGEKGEKQLLLRCKFADFGKLMSAIEAKGIATASTQSEYIPLPGTLKELPEEQATEVLKLVDMLEQDDDVQHVFHNLA, from the coding sequence ATGGGACGCATTTTCGAGACACGCAAGGCGACGATGTTCGCCCGCTGGAACAAGATGGCGAAGGTCTTCACGCGCATCACGAAGGACATCGTGATCGCGGTGAAGGCGGGCGGGCCGACCATCGAATCGAACCCCGCGCTGCGCCGGGCCGTGCAGAACGCCCGCGCGGCGAACATGCCCAAGACCAACGTGGACGCCGCCATCAAGCGCGCCAGTGGTCAGGACCAGGCCGACTACCAGATCCTCCTGTACGAAGGCTTCGCGCCGCACGGCGTGGGCATCCTGGTGGAGGCGGCCACGGACAACGTCACGCGCACCGTGGCCAACGTCCGCTTCCCCTTCACCAAGCTGGGCGGGAGCATGGGCACGGCGGGCAGCGTCTCCCGCCTCTTCGAGCGCATGGGCGCCATCCGCCTGGACGCCGAAGGGCTGAACGCGGAGGAGCTGGAGCTGGAGCTCATCGACCACGGCCTGGAGGAGATGGGCGAGACCACGGGCGAGAAGGGCGAGAAGCAGCTGCTCCTGCGCTGCAAGTTCGCTGACTTCGGCAAGCTCATGTCCGCGATTGAAGCCAAGGGCATCGCGACCGCGTCCACCCAGTCCGAGTACATCCCCCTGCCCGGCACCCTGAAGGAGCTGCCCGAGGAGCAGGCCACGGAGGTGCTCAAGCTGGTGGACATGCTGGAGCAGGACGACGACGTGCAGCACGTGTTCCACAACCTCGCCTGA